Part of the Arthrobacter sp. MMS18-M83 genome is shown below.
ATGCCTGTCAGCGGCCCCAACGTTCGCCGTACTCGCCTCGAACGCTTCGTCGTCCACATAGATTCGGGATTCGTGGGTGGCCATTCCGTGGAATGCCGCAAAGAACGGGGTGCCGGAGTTCGGACGGTTCCGCCAATGGGCAACTGGTGAGCAATCATCAAAAACGGTGGGTGGAATGTCGACTTGGAAGTCCGTGAACCAGTTGTTCGTGCAGTAATAGCCAGCCTGCCGGAAATACTCCGGCAGTAGTCTCACCTCTGGCAGGGGTACGGCCTTGGTGCGCATGTGCATGGTCCCGATCACCGTGGGGAAACACCCGGTCATGATCGCGGACCGCGCGGGCGCGCACACCGGAGCGGAAGCGAACGCGCGGTCAAACCTCGCCCCTTCGGCAGCGAGCCGGTCAAGGTTGGGCGTCACCGCGTACTCTGCTCCCGGCCAGACTCCCGCGTAACACCCAAGGTCGGGGTTGATGTCGTGAGTGGAGATCCACAGGATGTTGGGCCGGTTCATTTGTCGCCGCTGCCCAATAGTTCGCGGGGTACCTCGGCATCGAACGCTGCGACCAGGGGGTCGCCCGTCTCAGTCATCCATCGCGCCAGTGCGTTGCGTTTTGCGGCAAGCACGGTGGCGAGGGAAGGCTCGGCTGCGCGGTTGCGCAGGCACTCGGGGTCTGATGCGAGATCGTAAAGTTCCTCGCGCGCGCGGGAGACGTAGAAGTCTGCGCGCTGGCGGATATCGGCGTCATCTTCGGCTGCGGCAAGCATTGCCTTCCAGGACAGGCCGAACATGTTTTCAGCCCGGTACTGTGCCTGGCCGTCAGCCCAGGCGTTCCAGATGTAGCCGTAACGTGCGTCCTGCACGCAACGCATCTCATAGCGCTGCTTTGCCGCGGTTTCGTGGAATACCGTGAATACCTGTTCCCGCCGTTCCTCCCGCCGCTGGAGGAGCAGCGGGACGAGGGAACTGCCGTCGAGATCGGCTGGCGTCAGGAGGCCGGCCGCGTCGCAGAACGTCGGGAACAAGTCCAGCATGTTCACGAAGTCGTCCGCATTGCTGGTCCCGGGAGTGGTCACCCCGGGCCAGCGGATGATGAGAGGGGTCAAGGTGCTGCGCAAATAGCAGTTGGCCTTGGCGAAAGGGAACGCCATGCCGTTGTCGGAGAGGAAGACCACCAGGGTTTCTCCCGCAGCGCCGGAACGTTCCAAGGCGTCCAGCACCTCCCCGACGACGTCATCGCAGCGGCGGGCGGAGCTGAGGTATTGGGCGTACTCGGTACGGACGCCGGGCAGGTCCGGAAGGAATCCGGGGACCTGGACCTCGTCGGCGTCGTATACCTTGGAGGGCTCCGGGTAGAACTCGCGTTCTTCCGAAGTCCACTTGTCCCGCTCGTTCTCGCTGCCATGGAAGGGTCTGTGTGGATCGTGCGCGTTGGCCATGAGGAACCATGGCCGTCCTTCCCCTGTTGCCTCCGCGATGAACTCTTCGGCCCGCCTTCCGTAGGCCGCGGGGTTGCGGCCCAGGCCAAGCTCGCGCATGTTCACAGCGGTGTCCCAGGCAAAGCGTTCCACCGGTTGGAGGTGGTCTACTTTGCCGAGGATGCCCAAGCGATAGCCCGCCTGTTTGAGGAGGTCGTTGATGACTACGATCCGATCGTTGATCGGCTCGAAGCCCTCGGCGCCGTTGCGGTGCGGCCATAGCCCGGTCATCAGGGCGGACCGGCTGGGCTGGCAAACCGCCGCAGGGACGTGCCCCCGGCGGAAAACCATCCCTTCCATTG
Proteins encoded:
- a CDS encoding sulfatase family protein, giving the protein MTNILLITADDMDGNTPGSFGGPAEATPNLDRLAMEGMVFRRGHVPAAVCQPSRSALMTGLWPHRNGAEGFEPINDRIVVINDLLKQAGYRLGILGKVDHLQPVERFAWDTAVNMRELGLGRNPAAYGRRAEEFIAEATGEGRPWFLMANAHDPHRPFHGSENERDKWTSEEREFYPEPSKVYDADEVQVPGFLPDLPGVRTEYAQYLSSARRCDDVVGEVLDALERSGAAGETLVVFLSDNGMAFPFAKANCYLRSTLTPLIIRWPGVTTPGTSNADDFVNMLDLFPTFCDAAGLLTPADLDGSSLVPLLLQRREERREQVFTVFHETAAKQRYEMRCVQDARYGYIWNAWADGQAQYRAENMFGLSWKAMLAAAEDDADIRQRADFYVSRAREELYDLASDPECLRNRAAEPSLATVLAAKRNALARWMTETGDPLVAAFDAEVPRELLGSGDK